A window from Candidatus Methylomirabilota bacterium encodes these proteins:
- a CDS encoding LapA family protein translates to MIIYIIMIVVGAAAAVFAIQNIDPVVIRFLGWRVEGMPLALVILLSAFAGLVVATMIAMVQQLRLYSRIRALERERPPAAPPSPPASPPSTTPPPPGPRP, encoded by the coding sequence GTGATCATCTACATCATCATGATCGTCGTGGGCGCCGCCGCCGCCGTCTTCGCCATCCAGAACATCGATCCGGTGGTGATCCGCTTCCTCGGCTGGCGCGTCGAGGGCATGCCGCTCGCGCTCGTCATCCTGCTGTCGGCGTTCGCCGGGCTCGTGGTCGCCACCATGATCGCGATGGTGCAGCAGCTCCGTCTCTACTCGCGGATCCGCGCCCTCGAGCGCGAGCGGCCGCCCGCCGCCCCGCCCTCGCCGCCAGCGTCCCCGCCGTCGACCACGCCCCCGCCCCCGGGGCCGCGCCCATGA
- a CDS encoding class I SAM-dependent methyltransferase codes for MDVALEKRQVKRAYKLYAPAYDLVFDWIFHPGREAAIRLCDIRADHHVLEVGIGTGLNLPLFPRRTRITGIDLSEEMLRKAKERVLELGLTNVTLRAMDATVMDFPDNEFDSAVATYTISAVPDPVGVLREMRRVVKPGGSIVLLNHFRSERRVMGRLEDMVAPVCTRLGWKSNLPLEPLLAQVGLQPEISTKVNLFNGWRLIKCRNSK; via the coding sequence GTGGACGTAGCGCTGGAGAAGCGGCAGGTCAAGCGGGCCTACAAGCTGTACGCTCCCGCCTACGATCTGGTCTTCGACTGGATCTTCCATCCCGGTCGCGAAGCCGCCATCAGACTCTGTGACATCCGCGCCGATCATCATGTGCTCGAGGTCGGCATCGGCACCGGACTCAACCTTCCGCTCTTCCCGCGGCGCACGCGCATCACGGGCATCGATCTCTCCGAGGAGATGCTGCGCAAGGCCAAGGAGCGCGTGCTCGAGCTCGGACTCACCAACGTCACGCTGCGGGCGATGGATGCCACCGTGATGGACTTCCCGGACAACGAGTTCGACTCCGCCGTCGCCACCTACACGATCAGCGCGGTGCCCGATCCGGTCGGCGTGCTCCGAGAGATGCGGCGGGTGGTGAAGCCGGGCGGCAGCATCGTGCTGCTCAACCACTTCCGCAGTGAGCGGCGCGTGATGGGGCGCCTGGAGGACATGGTGGCGCCGGTGTGCACTCGTCTCGGCTGGAAGTCGAACCTGCCGCTGGAGCCGCTGCTCGCCCAGGTCGGCCTGCAGCCGGAGATCTCCACCAAGGTCAATCTCTTCAACGGCTGGCGCCTCATCAAGTGCCGGAATAGCAAGTAG
- a CDS encoding prolyl oligopeptidase family serine peptidase — MRAGLFVAEFLSEGRWRPLSAVTDAPLRRPLAASDGARAIDVDLYATAFPSTRPGLVLVHGLAAAGKDDPRVREAAALLARAGWTVAAPSVEGLMRLRLRPEDAGAVRAAALALRDLGSRPIALLAVSVGAGPALAAAAEPDLAREISAVMLLGGYASARDLLRFTLTGTDGHGAVGHRPDEAAIAAFIAANPELMDDAGRRLAATRDPAAVDALIAALPPASQRLLDALSPLGRLEALRAPLFLVHGHDDPAVPATESARLAAAAARAGKTVHNVVVGAVGHVEPGTGARLADRGRLAAIFYAFAVTSAASTPSG, encoded by the coding sequence GTGCGCGCGGGCCTCTTCGTCGCCGAGTTTCTCTCCGAGGGCCGCTGGCGTCCCCTGAGCGCGGTCACCGACGCGCCGCTCCGTCGCCCCCTCGCCGCCTCGGACGGCGCGCGAGCGATCGACGTGGATCTCTACGCGACCGCTTTCCCCTCGACGCGTCCCGGCCTGGTGTTGGTGCACGGCCTCGCCGCGGCCGGCAAGGACGATCCGCGAGTGCGCGAGGCCGCCGCGCTCCTCGCGCGCGCGGGCTGGACCGTCGCGGCGCCGTCGGTGGAGGGTCTCATGCGCTTGCGGCTGCGGCCCGAGGATGCGGGCGCGGTGCGCGCCGCCGCTCTCGCCCTCCGTGATCTGGGCAGCCGCCCGATCGCCCTGCTCGCGGTCAGCGTGGGGGCGGGGCCGGCACTCGCCGCCGCCGCGGAACCCGACCTCGCGCGCGAGATCTCCGCGGTGATGCTGCTGGGCGGCTACGCCTCCGCGCGGGACCTCCTCCGCTTCACCTTGACCGGCACGGACGGCCACGGCGCGGTGGGTCACCGGCCGGACGAGGCGGCCATCGCCGCCTTCATCGCCGCCAATCCCGAGCTGATGGACGACGCGGGGCGCCGGCTCGCGGCCACTCGCGATCCCGCCGCGGTGGACGCCCTCATCGCAGCGCTTCCGCCCGCCTCCCAGCGGCTGCTCGACGCGCTGTCGCCCCTCGGGCGGCTCGAGGCACTCCGCGCTCCCCTCTTCCTCGTGCACGGGCACGACGATCCCGCGGTACCGGCGACGGAGAGCGCGCGCCTCGCTGCGGCCGCGGCGCGCGCTGGAAAGACCGTTCACAACGTGGTCGTCGGCGCCGTCGGCCACGTCGAGCCGGGCACGGGCGCGCGGCTCGCCGACCGGGGTCGGCTGGCCGCGATCTTCTATGCGTTCGCCGTCACTTCGGCGGCGTCAACCCCATCAGGCTGA
- a CDS encoding rhomboid family intramembrane serine protease: MLRRTSGSSLCYRCGRLNRVDADRCFYCGAPRPGLWGWGHLLGRLGADVDVARVVIAVAVIAYVASLGLDPAGLFRSRGLFNLLSPSQSALVALGMTGSLPWAAGYWWTLLTATYLHGGLLHILFNLLWVRQLGPAVEEFYGRPRTFLIFTAAGVAGFALSNALGIAFTVGASGAVFGLLGAMVHFGRSRGGVYGVAILRQYWQWALVLFVLGFLMSGVNNAAHAGGFLGGYLAAAALGHEATRPERPWHTLAAIAVAALTLLAFGLALWTAFGVRL; this comes from the coding sequence GTGCTGCGCCGGACCTCCGGATCGAGCCTCTGCTACCGCTGCGGGCGCCTGAACCGCGTCGACGCCGACCGCTGCTTCTACTGCGGGGCGCCCCGCCCCGGCCTGTGGGGCTGGGGCCATCTCCTGGGGCGGCTCGGCGCCGACGTCGACGTCGCGCGGGTCGTCATCGCGGTCGCGGTCATCGCCTACGTGGCCTCGCTCGGGCTCGACCCCGCTGGCCTCTTCCGCTCACGCGGCCTCTTCAACCTGCTCTCGCCCTCGCAGAGCGCGCTGGTCGCTCTCGGCATGACGGGGTCACTCCCGTGGGCGGCGGGATACTGGTGGACGCTGCTCACGGCCACGTATCTGCACGGGGGCCTTCTCCACATCCTGTTCAATCTCCTCTGGGTCCGGCAGCTCGGGCCCGCGGTGGAGGAGTTCTACGGGCGCCCGCGCACGTTCCTGATCTTCACAGCGGCGGGGGTGGCCGGCTTCGCCCTGTCGAACGCCCTCGGCATCGCCTTCACCGTGGGAGCCTCGGGGGCGGTGTTCGGGCTGCTCGGGGCCATGGTGCACTTCGGGCGCAGCCGAGGCGGGGTCTACGGGGTGGCCATACTCCGTCAATACTGGCAGTGGGCGCTGGTGCTGTTCGTGCTGGGCTTCCTCATGTCGGGCGTGAACAATGCGGCCCACGCGGGCGGCTTCCTGGGCGGCTATCTGGCCGCCGCCGCGCTCGGCCACGAAGCGACGCGGCCGGAGCGGCCCTGGCACACCCTCGCCGCCATCGCCGTCGCCGCGCTCACGCTCTTGGCCTTCGGCCTCGCCCTGTGGACGGCCTTCGGCGTTAGGCTCTGA
- a CDS encoding HAD-IIB family hydrolase, with amino-acid sequence MTPPFIVFSDLDGCLLDRRTFSAEAARPAVDALADAGIPLIFCTSQTRAEVEHHRRILDNDDPFVIENGGALFIPRGYFPFPHALTRTEGAYAVVELGVRYERLVRLFQDIRRTTGLDLRGFSDMTADEIASLTGLDRVSAARAKVRDYDEPFAASLTPIEEGILIEEARSRGLTVSRAGRFFHLMGGHSKGLAAELLIRLYRTRWRPLPVVALGEGANDLSLLLLADHPVVIPRDWGVVDPAYRLGDWHVAPAPGPFGWKLEVLRLLGHELHAIA; translated from the coding sequence ATGACGCCTCCTTTCATCGTCTTCTCCGATCTCGACGGCTGCCTGCTCGATCGCCGCACCTTTTCCGCCGAGGCCGCGCGTCCCGCGGTGGACGCCCTCGCGGACGCAGGCATCCCCCTCATCTTCTGCACCAGTCAGACGCGGGCGGAGGTGGAGCACCACCGTCGCATCCTCGACAACGACGATCCCTTCGTGATCGAGAACGGGGGCGCGCTCTTCATCCCCCGCGGCTACTTCCCGTTCCCGCATGCCCTCACCCGCACCGAGGGCGCCTACGCGGTGGTGGAGCTCGGCGTCCGCTACGAGCGGCTCGTGCGCTTGTTCCAGGACATCCGGCGCACCACCGGGCTCGACCTCCGCGGATTCTCCGACATGACCGCGGACGAGATCGCCTCGCTGACCGGCCTCGACCGGGTGTCGGCCGCCCGCGCGAAGGTGCGCGACTACGACGAGCCCTTCGCGGCCAGCCTCACGCCCATCGAGGAGGGTATCCTCATCGAGGAGGCGCGCTCCCGCGGCCTCACCGTGAGCCGCGCCGGGCGCTTCTTCCACCTGATGGGGGGCCACAGCAAAGGGCTGGCCGCGGAGCTGCTCATCCGGCTCTACCGAACGCGCTGGCGGCCGCTCCCGGTGGTGGCGCTGGGCGAGGGGGCGAACGATCTCTCCCTGCTCTTGCTCGCGGACCATCCCGTGGTGATCCCGCGTGACTGGGGTGTCGTGGATCCGGCCTACCGGCTCGGGGACTGGCACGTCGCGCCCGCCCCCGGCCCCTTCGGGTGGAAGCTCGAGGTCCTTCGCCTCCTCGGCCACGAGCTCCACGCGATCGCCTGA
- the mgtE gene encoding magnesium transporter translates to MTDTARLGETVRDLLEGGRHERLAQTLEASHAADVAATLRDLPVPEQRTLFRLLNRDQAGNVLAELDDQTLLELVRALDETEISGILDRMQPADAAQVIEELPEEQAEKVLDLMKEQQSEDVQELLEYGEKTAGRIMSPEVLAIHEYATVTQAIEHVRKSPAAKSARDLYLVDDHDHLVGVLPLLRLLTADPATPVRLLAREDVMTVTPDTDQEEAAKLVAKYDLVTLPIVDRDHRLLGVIGVDDVIDIIREEATEDIQRLAGAAGDETVFDPAGSVFPKRLLWRLINLGTAILAASVIGLFESSIRSLATLAIFMPIVASMGGIGTTQTATVIVRGLALGDMTSAHLWRVLKKEAWLGLTTGLANAAVMAAIAYFWKGQILLAVIIGAALVFNMLVAAVVGVTIPIALKTFRIDPAIASSVIITTFTDVFGFFSFLGLATVLIRFLL, encoded by the coding sequence ATGACCGACACCGCGCGCCTCGGCGAGACCGTGCGCGACCTCCTCGAGGGCGGCCGCCACGAGCGTCTTGCCCAGACCCTGGAGGCGTCGCACGCCGCTGACGTCGCCGCGACCCTCCGCGACCTGCCGGTGCCCGAGCAGCGCACGCTGTTCCGGCTGCTGAACCGCGACCAAGCAGGCAACGTCCTTGCCGAGCTAGATGATCAGACGCTGCTCGAGCTGGTGCGGGCGCTCGACGAGACGGAGATCTCCGGCATTCTCGACCGCATGCAGCCCGCCGATGCCGCGCAGGTCATCGAAGAGCTGCCGGAGGAGCAGGCGGAGAAGGTCCTCGACCTCATGAAGGAGCAGCAGTCCGAGGACGTGCAGGAGCTGCTCGAGTACGGCGAGAAGACGGCGGGCCGCATCATGTCGCCGGAGGTGCTCGCCATCCACGAGTACGCCACGGTGACGCAGGCCATCGAGCACGTGCGGAAGTCCCCGGCGGCCAAGTCGGCCCGCGACCTCTACCTCGTGGACGATCACGATCACCTCGTCGGCGTGCTGCCGCTCCTGCGTCTGCTCACCGCCGACCCCGCCACCCCGGTACGGCTCCTCGCCCGGGAAGATGTGATGACAGTGACACCCGACACCGACCAGGAGGAGGCGGCGAAGCTGGTAGCCAAGTACGACCTGGTCACGCTGCCCATCGTGGATCGCGACCACCGGCTCCTCGGGGTGATCGGGGTGGACGACGTCATCGACATCATCCGTGAGGAGGCGACCGAAGACATTCAGCGCCTGGCCGGCGCCGCCGGGGACGAGACGGTGTTCGACCCCGCCGGCTCGGTATTCCCCAAGCGGCTCCTGTGGCGGCTGATCAACCTCGGGACGGCGATCCTCGCCGCCTCCGTCATCGGCCTCTTCGAGTCATCCATCCGGAGCCTCGCCACCCTCGCCATCTTCATGCCCATCGTCGCGTCGATGGGCGGCATCGGCACCACCCAGACCGCGACGGTCATCGTCCGTGGCCTGGCGCTGGGCGACATGACTTCCGCGCACCTGTGGCGGGTGCTCAAGAAGGAGGCCTGGCTCGGTCTCACCACCGGGCTCGCCAACGCCGCGGTCATGGCGGCCATCGCGTACTTCTGGAAGGGCCAGATCCTCCTCGCGGTCATCATCGGAGCCGCGCTCGTGTTCAACATGCTCGTCGCCGCGGTGGTGGGCGTCACTATTCCGATCGCGCTCAAGACCTTCCGCATCGATCCCGCCATCGCCTCGAGCGTCATCATCACGACGTTCACCGACGTGTTCGGGTTCTTCTCCTTCCTCGGTCTGGCGACTGTGCTGATCCGGTTTCTGCTATAA
- a CDS encoding phosphate/phosphite/phosphonate ABC transporter substrate-binding protein, which produces MIPRRLLTGLLTAAALAAAAARGIAADAPLTLALTPSRDPTALQEAGDAFARALTGLSGVPIRARVASDYAGVVEALRNRHVDLAFVHPVGYVLANREAGCQIIVRDIWQGRVEYTARFYVRKDSGIQRLEDLRGKTVAFVDPASSSGYIYPMVLLVKRGLVRDRDPKTFFREALFAGGHDAALNALIHGRVDAAASFDKAPELYLKDPAQVARLGFVGETPPIPEAGICARPGLPAETLDRVKKALLAMKGPEHAAVLKDIYNIDGFVEAADRDYQPVRDAVSLMGLTPPK; this is translated from the coding sequence GTGATCCCCCGGCGCCTCCTCACCGGGCTCCTCACCGCCGCCGCGCTCGCGGCGGCGGCCGCGCGCGGCATTGCCGCCGACGCGCCCCTCACCCTCGCGCTCACGCCCTCACGCGATCCCACCGCGCTCCAGGAAGCGGGCGACGCGTTCGCCCGCGCGCTCACGGGCCTGTCCGGCGTGCCCATCCGGGCGCGGGTCGCGTCGGACTATGCGGGGGTGGTGGAGGCCCTGCGCAACCGCCACGTGGACCTCGCCTTCGTGCATCCAGTGGGATATGTCCTCGCCAACCGCGAGGCGGGCTGTCAGATCATCGTCCGCGACATCTGGCAGGGGCGCGTGGAGTACACCGCGCGCTTCTACGTGAGGAAGGACAGCGGCATCCAGCGGCTGGAGGATCTGCGGGGCAAGACGGTCGCCTTCGTGGATCCGGCGTCGAGCTCCGGCTACATCTATCCGATGGTGCTCCTCGTCAAGCGAGGGCTCGTGCGCGACCGCGACCCCAAGACCTTCTTCAGGGAAGCCCTCTTTGCGGGCGGCCATGACGCCGCGCTCAATGCGCTGATCCACGGGCGGGTGGACGCGGCGGCGTCGTTCGACAAGGCCCCCGAGCTCTATCTCAAGGACCCCGCGCAGGTGGCGCGGCTCGGCTTCGTGGGAGAGACGCCGCCGATCCCCGAGGCGGGAATCTGCGCCCGGCCCGGCCTGCCCGCGGAGACGCTCGACCGCGTGAAGAAGGCCTTGCTGGCGATGAAGGGGCCCGAGCACGCCGCGGTGCTCAAGGACATCTACAACATCGACGGCTTCGTCGAGGCCGCGGACCGCGACTACCAGCCGGTGCGCGACGCGGTCAGCCTGATGGGGTTGACGCCGCCGAAGTGA
- a CDS encoding DHH family phosphoesterase, whose amino-acid sequence MMRYVLFCPDGLLEDVAGATTLPGDAPVYVVARPALRARLGRTGRPIIVGDVTDADVYAKAGKTHRGPIVVGMPRTRLGRAVAAAREAFPDVPLLAVTDDARAVPGVTTVPLSSLGESLIRPALDRATTRARVERIRARFEDAERVLILMQDDPDPDAIASALALKVLLGRTRTSAPLCTFGTITRPENLAMCKILEIDVEEIDARALEQFDRVAMVDVQPTFLEEPIGEVDLVIDHHPVERPFKSRMKDVRPSYGATSTILVEYLRAADVKISQRLATALLYGIKSDTLGLERGGTRADLDAFAYLYLLANHNALRRIERPELSEAALDVLARGLADRRIVHAVFFSHLGRVAVVDLVPQFADFGLQAEGVEWSVVSGVVGADLHVSIRNVGYVRSAGEVAHEAFGDLGSAGGHRTMAKAVIPMARLGDADAGAGPAVAERVSQRFLRALGINGRG is encoded by the coding sequence ATGATGCGCTACGTACTCTTCTGCCCCGACGGCCTCCTCGAGGACGTGGCGGGCGCCACCACCCTGCCGGGGGACGCCCCCGTGTACGTGGTGGCGCGCCCCGCGCTGCGGGCGCGCCTCGGCCGCACCGGCCGCCCGATCATCGTCGGCGACGTCACCGACGCCGACGTGTACGCGAAGGCGGGCAAGACGCACCGGGGCCCCATCGTGGTGGGCATGCCGCGCACGCGCCTCGGCCGCGCGGTGGCGGCGGCGCGGGAGGCCTTCCCCGACGTGCCGCTCCTCGCCGTCACCGACGATGCGCGGGCGGTGCCGGGCGTCACCACGGTGCCGCTCTCCAGCCTGGGCGAGTCGCTGATCCGCCCCGCCCTCGACCGCGCCACCACCCGGGCGCGGGTGGAGCGGATCCGCGCCCGGTTCGAGGACGCCGAGCGCGTGCTCATCCTCATGCAGGACGATCCCGATCCGGACGCCATCGCCTCCGCCCTCGCCCTCAAGGTGCTGCTCGGCCGCACGCGCACCTCCGCGCCGCTCTGCACCTTCGGGACGATCACGCGCCCGGAGAACCTGGCGATGTGCAAGATCCTCGAGATCGACGTGGAGGAGATCGACGCGCGCGCCCTCGAGCAGTTCGACCGCGTCGCCATGGTGGACGTCCAGCCTACGTTCCTCGAGGAGCCCATCGGCGAGGTGGATCTCGTCATCGACCATCACCCGGTGGAGCGGCCCTTCAAGTCCCGGATGAAGGACGTCCGCCCGAGCTACGGCGCCACCTCCACCATCCTCGTCGAGTACCTCCGCGCCGCCGACGTGAAGATCAGCCAGCGCCTCGCTACCGCGCTGCTCTACGGGATCAAGTCGGACACGCTCGGCCTGGAGCGCGGCGGCACTCGGGCCGATCTCGACGCGTTCGCGTACCTCTACCTTCTCGCCAACCACAACGCCCTCCGCCGCATCGAGCGGCCCGAGCTCTCCGAGGCCGCCCTCGACGTGCTCGCCCGCGGGCTCGCGGATCGGCGCATCGTCCATGCCGTGTTCTTCTCCCACCTGGGCCGGGTCGCGGTCGTGGACCTCGTCCCCCAGTTCGCCGACTTCGGGCTCCAGGCGGAAGGCGTGGAGTGGTCGGTGGTCTCCGGCGTCGTCGGCGCCGACCTGCATGTCTCCATCCGGAACGTGGGCTACGTGCGGAGCGCGGGTGAAGTAGCCCACGAAGCGTTCGGGGACCTTGGCTCGGCGGGCGGGCACCGAACCATGGCCAAGGCGGTGATTCCGATGGCGCGACTCGGCGATGCCGACGCCGGGGCCGGGCCCGCCGTCGCGGAGCGAGTGAGCCAGCGCTTCCTGCGCGCCCTCGGTATCAACGGCAGGGGGTAG
- a CDS encoding cation:proton antiporter, translated as MVSDAGVFADLAFVFLAAVIGGSAAWALRQPLILGYVVGGLIISPFTPGPSVTDPHSFDLFAEIGVVLLMFSIGVEFSVRDLLRVKWVALLGGPLGVLLCVGMGVAAGSLVGWGAFTGLVIGMVISVSSTMVLARLLLDRGELHSRHGRIMMGMSIVEDLVAVALMVLLPSLGELGPGRFLAIALALGKAALILFPFLYLVSRVIPPLMTHISRMRSAELFLLVALAIALGTAALTQAVGLSLALGAFLAGLIISESDYAHETLARMLPLRDAFGALFFVTIGALIDLRSVLSHVPLLVGLVLLVVVGKTVIRTSVVWMFRHPPSTSLLVGIGLAQIGEFSFVLVQVARNAGHVSDDIYSAILAASLLSILLNALLVRVGPGWLGRLRLWLRAGSRSVPAPRTETAPPARHVVVCGFGRVGSAIGEALESFQVQYVVIETDADIIRGLRERGVPCVFGDATRRRILERAGVAHAALVVVALPEIDRAGLVVQRARRFNRESPVLVRAHDPSAIDALARAGATEVIQPEVEAAATLIRHALRRLALPRDRVIAYLERFHRAMLLEVESAGPARDHLPQIADITLGPGALADQSLREARIRERLGVTVVAVTRPGGQVVVNPSAETILRAGDHVRAFGLPEQIDAFREEAEAG; from the coding sequence ATGGTCTCCGATGCCGGCGTGTTCGCCGACCTCGCGTTCGTCTTTCTCGCCGCGGTGATCGGTGGCTCGGCGGCGTGGGCGCTTCGGCAGCCGCTCATCCTCGGCTACGTCGTCGGCGGGCTCATCATCAGCCCCTTCACGCCGGGCCCATCCGTCACCGACCCGCATTCCTTCGATCTCTTCGCCGAGATCGGCGTCGTGCTCCTCATGTTCTCGATCGGCGTCGAGTTCTCGGTGCGCGACCTCCTGCGCGTGAAGTGGGTAGCCCTGCTGGGCGGGCCCCTGGGCGTCCTGCTGTGCGTGGGGATGGGGGTGGCGGCGGGCAGCCTGGTGGGATGGGGCGCGTTCACCGGGCTCGTCATCGGGATGGTCATCTCGGTCTCGAGCACCATGGTGCTCGCGCGCCTCCTCCTCGACCGCGGCGAGCTCCACTCGCGACACGGCCGCATCATGATGGGCATGTCGATCGTCGAGGATCTGGTGGCGGTGGCGCTGATGGTGCTGCTACCGTCCCTGGGCGAGCTCGGCCCCGGTCGGTTCCTCGCCATCGCCCTCGCCCTCGGGAAGGCGGCGCTCATCCTGTTCCCGTTCCTCTATCTCGTCTCGCGCGTGATCCCGCCGCTCATGACCCACATCTCGCGGATGCGGAGCGCGGAGCTGTTCCTGCTCGTCGCGCTCGCCATCGCGCTGGGCACCGCGGCCCTGACCCAGGCGGTGGGGCTGTCCCTCGCGCTGGGTGCGTTCCTCGCCGGCCTCATCATCAGCGAGTCGGACTACGCCCACGAGACCCTCGCCCGCATGCTGCCACTGCGGGACGCCTTCGGCGCCCTCTTCTTCGTGACGATCGGCGCCCTCATCGACCTGCGCTCGGTGCTGAGCCACGTGCCCCTGCTGGTGGGACTGGTGCTGCTGGTGGTGGTGGGCAAGACGGTGATCCGCACCAGCGTGGTGTGGATGTTCCGGCACCCGCCGTCCACCTCGCTCCTCGTGGGCATCGGGCTGGCCCAGATCGGCGAGTTCTCCTTCGTGCTGGTCCAGGTGGCGCGCAACGCGGGCCACGTCAGCGACGACATCTACAGCGCGATCCTGGCCGCGTCGCTCCTCAGCATCTTGCTCAATGCGCTCCTCGTGCGCGTGGGCCCGGGCTGGCTGGGGCGCCTGCGCCTCTGGCTGCGGGCGGGGTCGAGGTCGGTCCCGGCGCCCCGGACGGAGACGGCACCGCCCGCGCGCCACGTCGTCGTGTGCGGGTTCGGTCGGGTGGGCAGCGCCATCGGCGAGGCCCTCGAGAGCTTCCAGGTTCAGTACGTGGTCATCGAGACCGATGCCGACATCATCCGCGGCCTGCGCGAGCGGGGCGTGCCGTGCGTGTTCGGGGACGCGACCCGGCGCCGTATCCTCGAGCGCGCGGGAGTGGCCCACGCCGCGCTCGTGGTGGTCGCGCTGCCGGAGATCGATCGCGCCGGGCTCGTCGTCCAGCGCGCCCGACGGTTCAATCGCGAGTCGCCCGTGCTCGTGCGGGCGCACGACCCGAGCGCGATCGACGCGCTCGCCCGTGCCGGCGCGACCGAGGTGATCCAGCCGGAGGTGGAAGCCGCCGCGACGCTCATCCGGCACGCGCTCCGGCGCCTCGCCCTGCCGAGGGACCGGGTCATCGCCTATCTGGAGCGGTTCCACCGCGCGATGCTGCTCGAGGTGGAGAGCGCGGGGCCGGCGAGGGACCATCTGCCGCAGATCGCCGACATCACGCTGGGACCGGGCGCGCTCGCCGACCAGTCCCTGCGCGAGGCGCGGATCCGCGAGCGTCTCGGGGTCACCGTCGTCGCGGTGACGCGGCCGGGCGGCCAGGTCGTGGTGAATCCCTCGGCGGAGACGATTCTGCGCGCGGGGGACCACGTGCGCGCGTTCGGCTTGCCCGAGCAGATCGACGCCTTCCGCGAGGAGGCGGAGGCGGGCTAG
- a CDS encoding glycosyl transferase family 2, giving the protein MQSTPLPPATEAQVRAIGTADLVVGIPSYNNASTIGHVARAAGAGLAKYFPGAKAVIVNSDGGSTDGTPRAVLEAELPDLRTVLVDHAAGAAARISTPYHGIPGKGSAFRTIFQIADLLHARACAVVDSDLRSITPAWFELLLRPIVDGDFDYVAPLYHRHKFDGTITNGIVYPLTRALYGRRIRQPIGGDFGFSGELARVYLAKPVWGTDVARFGIDIWMTTTAVAERFRICQAYLGAKIHDAKDPGADLTAMMTQVVGSCFDLVETYAGVWPEVHGSEPVPLIGFPHAVGVDPVAVNLERLLTIYAQGVHELRELWGRVLPARLLAALADAVTTDAARFHLPDPVWAEIIYRFALAHARHAINREHLLGSLIPLYLGRTASFVVEMQSAGPAEVEARMESLALVFEHLKPLLVAEWPVKEKETVS; this is encoded by the coding sequence ATGCAGTCAACGCCGCTGCCGCCGGCGACGGAGGCCCAGGTCCGGGCCATCGGCACCGCGGACCTGGTCGTCGGGATCCCCTCGTACAACAATGCCTCGACGATCGGCCACGTCGCACGCGCGGCCGGCGCGGGACTCGCCAAGTACTTCCCCGGCGCCAAAGCGGTGATCGTCAACTCCGACGGGGGCTCCACCGACGGGACGCCCCGCGCGGTGCTCGAAGCGGAGCTACCCGATCTCCGCACCGTGCTGGTGGACCACGCGGCGGGCGCGGCGGCGCGGATCTCCACGCCGTATCACGGCATCCCCGGCAAGGGCAGCGCCTTCCGCACGATCTTTCAGATCGCCGACCTCCTGCACGCGCGGGCCTGCGCGGTCGTGGACTCGGATCTCCGCTCGATCACCCCGGCCTGGTTCGAGCTCCTGCTCCGTCCCATCGTGGACGGGGACTTCGACTACGTGGCGCCGCTGTACCATCGTCACAAGTTCGACGGCACCATCACCAACGGCATCGTGTATCCGCTCACCCGCGCCCTCTACGGCCGCCGGATCCGCCAGCCCATCGGCGGGGACTTCGGCTTCTCCGGCGAGCTTGCCCGCGTCTATCTCGCCAAGCCGGTGTGGGGCACGGACGTGGCGCGCTTCGGCATCGACATCTGGATGACCACCACCGCCGTGGCCGAGCGCTTCCGCATCTGCCAGGCCTACCTGGGGGCCAAGATCCATGACGCCAAGGACCCGGGCGCCGACCTCACGGCGATGATGACCCAGGTGGTGGGCTCCTGCTTCGACCTCGTCGAGACGTACGCCGGGGTGTGGCCGGAGGTACACGGCTCCGAGCCCGTCCCGCTGATAGGCTTCCCGCACGCGGTGGGCGTGGATCCGGTGGCGGTGAATCTCGAGCGGCTGCTCACGATCTACGCGCAGGGCGTGCACGAGCTCAGAGAGCTGTGGGGCCGGGTGCTCCCCGCGCGCCTCCTCGCCGCGCTCGCCGACGCCGTCACGACGGACGCGGCGCGCTTCCACCTGCCCGACCCCGTGTGGGCCGAGATCATCTACCGCTTCGCCCTTGCCCACGCGCGTCACGCGATCAACCGCGAGCATCTGCTCGGGTCACTGATCCCGCTCTACCTGGGCCGCACCGCATCGTTCGTGGTAGAGATGCAGAGCGCGGGGCCGGCCGAGGTGGAGGCGCGCATGGAGAGCCTGGCCCTCGTCTTCGAGCATCTCAAGCCGCTCCTCGTCGCGGAATGGCCCGTGAAGGAGAAGGAGACTGTGTCATGA